One stretch of Phycisphaerae bacterium DNA includes these proteins:
- the ispH gene encoding 4-hydroxy-3-methylbut-2-enyl diphosphate reductase has product MIVKIATARGFCFGVEDAIEIAEAAVTNHGPGRIVALGPVIHNRQVVEKLERQGLNQSGDLETVDGDKAVLIRSHGAPPETFEKARQRGLSIVDATCVLVKRAQNVVRQLHEEGYHVVMIGDPNHPEVRGVIGYAPNVTVIDHGSDLEEALPYKERLGIVAQTTHSPEHVAQMIAEILKRPYKEVKIVNTLCLEVTRRQEAAVTLAREVDVMFVLGGLNSANTREMARLCREAGCETYHVETYEQLEPHMIDGKRVAGVTAGASTPEDVIADFVRHLEKL; this is encoded by the coding sequence ATGATCGTCAAAATCGCCACCGCTCGTGGATTCTGCTTCGGCGTCGAGGACGCCATCGAAATCGCCGAGGCCGCCGTGACCAACCACGGCCCCGGCAGGATCGTCGCCCTCGGACCTGTCATCCACAATCGTCAGGTCGTCGAAAAACTCGAGCGCCAAGGGCTCAACCAGTCCGGCGATCTCGAAACCGTCGACGGCGACAAGGCTGTCCTCATCCGCTCCCACGGCGCTCCCCCGGAGACGTTTGAAAAAGCGCGACAGCGCGGCCTGAGCATCGTCGACGCCACCTGCGTTCTCGTGAAGCGCGCCCAGAACGTCGTCCGCCAGCTCCACGAGGAAGGCTATCACGTGGTGATGATCGGGGACCCCAATCACCCCGAGGTCCGTGGCGTCATCGGCTACGCCCCCAACGTCACCGTTATCGACCACGGCAGCGATCTCGAAGAGGCACTCCCCTACAAGGAACGACTCGGCATCGTCGCCCAGACCACGCATTCGCCCGAGCACGTCGCCCAGATGATCGCCGAGATCCTCAAGCGCCCCTACAAGGAAGTGAAAATCGTCAACACGCTCTGCCTGGAGGTCACCCGCCGCCAGGAAGCCGCCGTCACCCTCGCCCGCGAGGTCGACGTGATGTTCGTGCTCGGTGGACTCAACTCCGCCAACACCCGCGAGATGGCCCGCCTCTGCCGAGAGGCCGGCTGCGAGACCTACCATGTCGAGACCTACGAACAGCTCGAGCCGCACATGATCGACGGCAAACGCGTCGCCGGCGTCACGGCCGGCGCTTCCACCCCCGAAGACGTCATCGCCGACTTCGTCCGCCACCTCGAAAAGCTCTGA
- a CDS encoding ATP-dependent 6-phosphofructokinase, translating to MRTDNNPLDFRVAELGPRRVASPYRTPRYVSDGARTLLRHTVTGEDEGSTEASQDGGDIGFELAGPREQVYFDPSKTRCGIVTCGGLCPGLNDVIRAIVLQLHEHYGVELIYGFRYGFEGLVARYGHRPIMLDPETVAHIHQRGGTILSSSRGPQEPAEMVDALERLNLQMLFCIGGDGTFRGADALCREIERRGLKIAVVSVPKTIDNDIPFTTRTFGFETAFSEASLAIRAAHVEATGALNGVGLVKLMGRHAGFIAAHAALASRDADFVLVPEVEFELAGSNGLFSHLARQLKKRRHAVVVVAEGAGQRLFESDTDRDAARDPSGNIKLKDIGTYLRDRIGEYLRLMSIPHTLKYIDPSYLIRSAPATPSDSLFAGILGQMAAHAAMAGKTGMFVGHWNDQFTHVPISAAVANSKRLDPTGHLWQSVVECTGQPTSMINSGNVEEDSVCDWTAAGLEGAIV from the coding sequence ATGAGGACGGACAATAATCCGTTGGATTTCCGCGTCGCGGAGCTTGGTCCGCGGCGCGTGGCTTCGCCCTACCGGACGCCGCGTTACGTGAGCGACGGCGCACGGACGCTGCTGCGCCACACCGTTACGGGCGAGGACGAAGGGAGCACGGAGGCATCGCAGGATGGCGGCGACATCGGCTTCGAGCTGGCCGGTCCGCGCGAGCAGGTCTACTTCGACCCGAGTAAGACGCGTTGCGGGATCGTGACGTGCGGAGGGCTCTGCCCGGGGCTCAACGATGTAATCCGGGCGATCGTGCTCCAGCTCCACGAGCACTACGGCGTGGAGCTGATCTACGGATTCCGGTACGGGTTCGAGGGGCTGGTCGCGCGGTACGGGCACCGGCCGATCATGCTCGACCCGGAGACCGTCGCCCATATTCACCAACGCGGGGGCACGATTCTGTCGTCGTCGCGCGGGCCCCAGGAGCCGGCGGAAATGGTCGATGCGCTGGAGCGGCTGAATCTCCAGATGCTCTTCTGCATCGGCGGAGACGGGACGTTCCGTGGCGCGGATGCTCTGTGCCGGGAGATCGAACGGCGGGGACTCAAGATCGCCGTCGTGTCGGTTCCCAAAACGATTGATAACGACATCCCGTTCACGACGCGGACCTTCGGATTCGAAACCGCGTTCTCGGAGGCATCGCTGGCCATCCGCGCGGCGCACGTCGAGGCGACGGGAGCACTGAACGGCGTGGGGCTGGTCAAGCTCATGGGACGGCACGCGGGTTTCATCGCGGCCCATGCGGCGCTTGCCAGCCGGGACGCGGACTTCGTGCTGGTTCCCGAGGTGGAATTCGAACTGGCGGGAAGCAACGGACTCTTCTCGCATCTCGCCCGCCAACTGAAGAAGCGCCGGCACGCCGTGGTGGTCGTGGCGGAGGGCGCGGGGCAGCGGCTGTTCGAGTCCGATACGGATCGCGACGCGGCACGCGACCCTTCGGGCAATATCAAACTCAAGGATATCGGCACGTATCTTCGCGATCGTATCGGCGAGTATCTCCGCCTCATGAGCATTCCGCACACGCTCAAGTACATCGATCCCAGCTATCTGATTCGATCGGCGCCGGCAACGCCGAGCGATTCGCTGTTCGCGGGGATCCTTGGTCAAATGGCGGCGCACGCGGCGATGGCGGGCAAGACGGGGATGTTTGTCGGACACTGGAATGATCAGTTCACCCACGTGCCCATCTCCGCGGCGGTCGCCAACAGCAAGCGCCTCGATCCGACAGGCCACCTGTGGCAGAGCGTCGTGGAATGTACGGGACAGCCGACGTCGATGATCAACAGCGGCAATGTAGAAGAAGATTCCGTCTGCGACTGGACGGCGGCGGGGCTCGAAGGAGCGATCGTATAG
- a CDS encoding phosphoenolpyruvate carboxykinase, translating into MEMSDLVCRYGLEHAGLTNLGSIYWNRSTPALYESAIRQGEAQIGHLGPLVVRMGQHTGRSANDKYVVDDPQTGKDIWWGKINVKFAQDRFDNLHKRMCSYLRGKKVFVQDCFAGADERYRLPVRIITEFAWHSLFARNMFIQPEQDAEKIRGFMPEFTVIQCPNFHADPDVDKTRSGTFVALSFTRKMILIGGTAYAGEIKKSVFTLLNYILPAKGVLPMHCSANVAKDDPEDVAIFFGLSGTGKTTLSADPNRLLIGDDEHAWSDNGVFNFEGGCYAKVINLSKDAEPEIFACTRRFGTILENVGMDPACRRVDLTDSTFTENTRASYPLTHIPNIVTSGKAGHPRAVIMLTADAFGVLPPIAKLTPEQAMYHFISGYTAKVAGTEAGVKEPTATFSACFGAPFLPRHPAAYAELLAKKLRQHDTDCWLVNTGWTGGPYGTGSRMKIEVTRTLINAALNGSLVSAPMEPDALFGFMVPKKVAGITGNVLNPRSTWKDAKAYDEQAKKLAGMFQKNFEQYKDGVSREVAEAGPRTAPMQAVGV; encoded by the coding sequence ATGGAAATGTCGGACCTGGTCTGCCGGTACGGACTTGAGCACGCGGGACTCACGAACCTGGGAAGCATCTACTGGAACCGCTCGACGCCGGCGCTGTATGAGAGCGCCATCCGCCAGGGCGAGGCGCAGATCGGGCACCTCGGCCCGCTCGTGGTGCGGATGGGACAGCACACGGGACGGTCGGCCAACGACAAGTACGTGGTCGATGACCCGCAGACGGGCAAGGACATCTGGTGGGGCAAGATCAACGTGAAGTTCGCGCAGGACCGCTTTGACAACCTGCACAAGCGGATGTGCAGCTACCTGCGGGGCAAGAAGGTGTTCGTCCAGGATTGCTTCGCGGGCGCGGACGAGCGCTATCGGCTGCCGGTGCGGATCATCACGGAGTTCGCCTGGCACAGCCTGTTTGCGCGAAACATGTTCATCCAGCCGGAGCAGGACGCGGAGAAGATTCGCGGATTTATGCCGGAATTCACGGTCATCCAGTGCCCGAACTTCCACGCCGATCCGGACGTGGACAAGACGCGCAGCGGAACCTTCGTAGCGCTGAGCTTTACGCGGAAGATGATACTGATCGGGGGGACGGCCTACGCCGGAGAGATCAAGAAGTCCGTATTCACGCTGCTGAACTACATCCTGCCGGCGAAGGGCGTGCTGCCCATGCACTGCTCGGCGAACGTCGCCAAGGACGACCCGGAGGACGTGGCGATCTTCTTCGGACTGTCGGGCACGGGAAAGACGACGTTGTCGGCCGACCCGAATCGACTGCTCATCGGTGACGACGAACACGCCTGGTCGGACAACGGCGTTTTTAACTTCGAAGGCGGCTGCTATGCGAAGGTGATCAACCTCTCGAAGGACGCGGAGCCGGAGATCTTCGCGTGCACGAGACGATTCGGCACGATTCTCGAAAACGTGGGAATGGACCCGGCCTGCCGGCGTGTTGATCTCACTGATTCGACGTTTACGGAGAACACGCGGGCGTCGTATCCGCTTACGCACATTCCGAACATCGTGACATCCGGGAAGGCCGGACATCCCCGGGCGGTGATCATGCTTACGGCCGATGCCTTCGGCGTGCTGCCGCCGATCGCCAAGCTCACGCCCGAGCAGGCGATGTACCACTTCATCAGCGGATACACGGCCAAGGTCGCGGGGACCGAGGCAGGCGTGAAGGAACCGACGGCGACGTTCAGCGCGTGCTTTGGAGCGCCGTTCCTGCCGCGGCATCCGGCGGCCTACGCGGAGTTATTGGCAAAGAAACTGCGGCAGCACGACACGGACTGCTGGCTGGTGAATACCGGCTGGACGGGGGGACCCTATGGCACAGGTTCGCGGATGAAGATCGAGGTGACGCGCACGCTGATCAACGCGGCGCTGAACGGATCGCTGGTCTCGGCACCGATGGAGCCGGATGCGCTGTTCGGGTTCATGGTGCCGAAGAAGGTGGCGGGCATTACGGGGAACGTGCTCAATCCGCGGTCGACGTGGAAGGACGCGAAGGCCTACGACGAGCAGGCCAAGAAGCTGGCGGGCATGTTCCAGAAGAACTTCGAGCAATACAAGGACGGCGTGTCGCGCGAGGTGGCCGAAGCCGGTCCGCGGACGGCGCCCATGCAGGCGGTGGGCGTTTGA
- a CDS encoding HAD family hydrolase, whose translation MSRFDLIFVDFYGTVSSGDREAVESVCTRVVQDFELPLSPPTFAVRWGEHFFAALDASNGPNFRTLHECVCLSLTQAVGDFDLRIDAPAYVEELERYWANPPIYSDALEFLRRVPLPTCCVSNADTEPLLVAIERHKLRFTCVMTSEMARSYKPHAEIFRHAARAVSGASSAVCDYGKLPGEPCGFSPRGPAQSGAMAKLAEGERRHAPSEKPGAGAMAKLAEGERRHALPPELDALHLLTSDPKRILHVGDSLHADVGGAAPLGLTTVWLCRDSRTHDIGRARADHMIRSLDELLDLVA comes from the coding sequence ATGTCCCGCTTCGACCTCATTTTCGTCGACTTCTACGGCACCGTCTCCTCCGGCGACCGCGAGGCCGTCGAGTCCGTCTGCACCCGCGTCGTTCAGGACTTCGAGCTCCCTCTTTCCCCGCCCACCTTCGCCGTCCGCTGGGGCGAGCATTTCTTCGCCGCCCTCGACGCCAGCAACGGGCCGAACTTTCGCACCCTCCACGAATGCGTCTGCCTCAGCCTGACCCAGGCCGTCGGTGACTTCGATCTCCGCATCGACGCCCCGGCCTACGTGGAAGAGCTGGAGCGCTATTGGGCCAATCCGCCCATCTACAGCGACGCCCTCGAGTTCCTCCGACGCGTTCCGCTCCCCACCTGCTGCGTCTCCAACGCCGATACCGAACCGCTGCTCGTCGCCATCGAGCGTCACAAGCTCCGCTTCACCTGCGTGATGACTTCGGAAATGGCCCGCAGCTACAAACCCCACGCCGAGATCTTCCGCCACGCCGCCCGAGCGGTAAGCGGAGCCTCGTCGGCCGTGTGTGACTATGGCAAACTTCCTGGCGAGCCGTGTGGCTTCAGCCCGCGCGGACCCGCTCAATCGGGTGCCATGGCCAAGCTCGCCGAAGGTGAGCGCCGCCATGCTCCTTCGGAGAAACCGGGCGCGGGTGCCATGGCCAAGCTCGCCGAAGGTGAGCGCCGCCATGCTCTTCCGCCGGAACTCGACGCTCTCCACTTGCTCACGTCCGACCCCAAGCGCATCCTCCACGTCGGCGATTCCCTCCACGCCGACGTCGGCGGCGCCGCACCCCTCGGCCTCACAACCGTCTGGCTTTGCCGCGACAGCCGCACCCACGACATCGGCCGCGCCCGCGCCGACCACATGATCCGCTCCCTCGACGAACTCCTCGATTTGGTGGCCTAG
- a CDS encoding glycogen/starch/alpha-glucan phosphorylase has product MNTQQITKSALLDRDERLGLDVESLRGSILSHLRFTQAKVPGHATERDVFVAVAMAVRDRLIDRWIATRRAYYERADTKRVYYLSLEFLIGRTLGNSLVNLQLYDELYQALFELGYDLEQIRELEEEAGLGNGGLGRLAACFLDSMATLELPAYGYGLRYEQGMFTQRIRDGRQVEEPDDWLRSGSPWEIARPEDVIRIQYYGRSESYRDLEGQLRFRWVDTADVLALPYDVPVPGYRNNTVNTLRLFAARATNEFDLNYFNHGDYLRACQDKSQAENITKVLYPKDDFAQGQELRLKQEYLLVSASLQEILQRFRSQHEEWAELPERAAIQLNDTHPALAIPEAMRLLMDFHGLGWEQAWDITTRVFAYTNHTVLPEALETWPVALMERLLPRHMQVIYEINRRFLDDVRCAFPHDPAAVERMSLIQEEPQRRVRMANLAIVGSHSVNGVSALHSRILVERLFRDFDALYPAKFNNKTNGITPRRWLKKANAPLAYLISEAIGDAWLKDLDELHRLIPFAGDASFCAQWREIKRLNKERLGEYLKKTQGLRIKPDWLLDCQVKRIHEYKRQLLNILHVITLFQRIRRNPGGDFLPRTVLIAGKAAPGYHRAKLIIHLANAVGRTIENDPFVRNKLRVVFPENYGVSLAEAIIPAAELSEQISTAGMEASGTGNMKFALNGAVTIGTLDGANVEIREAVGDNNIFTFGLTAEEVEAARASGYNPWRYYQSNEELRQALLTLCDDTFCPEAPGTFQPIYDALLHHGDYFLVLADYEAYIRCQNEVEEAYRDVDRWTRLSILNTANMGRFSSDRTIQEYARDIWRAKPVKVRLASGK; this is encoded by the coding sequence ATGAATACACAGCAAATCACCAAGTCGGCACTGCTCGACCGGGACGAACGCCTGGGCCTGGACGTCGAATCGCTCAGGGGATCGATTCTCAGTCATCTTCGCTTCACGCAGGCGAAAGTCCCCGGGCACGCGACCGAACGGGATGTATTCGTGGCGGTAGCGATGGCCGTCCGCGACCGCCTGATCGACCGCTGGATCGCCACGCGGCGGGCCTACTACGAGCGGGCTGATACAAAGCGCGTCTACTACCTTTCGCTCGAGTTTCTCATCGGCCGGACGCTTGGTAACAGTCTCGTCAACCTGCAACTGTATGATGAGCTCTATCAGGCGCTGTTCGAACTGGGCTACGACCTGGAACAGATTCGCGAGCTGGAGGAAGAGGCTGGGCTGGGTAACGGCGGGCTCGGGCGGCTTGCGGCCTGTTTCCTGGACTCGATGGCGACTTTGGAACTTCCCGCATACGGCTACGGACTGCGTTACGAACAAGGCATGTTCACGCAGCGCATCCGCGACGGACGGCAGGTGGAAGAGCCGGACGACTGGCTGCGCTCAGGGAGCCCGTGGGAGATCGCCAGGCCGGAAGACGTGATACGGATTCAATACTATGGGCGATCGGAATCGTACCGGGACCTCGAAGGACAATTGCGATTCCGTTGGGTGGATACGGCGGACGTGCTGGCGCTGCCGTACGACGTGCCGGTGCCGGGCTATCGCAACAACACGGTGAATACGCTGCGTCTCTTTGCGGCGCGTGCAACCAACGAATTCGACCTGAACTACTTCAACCATGGTGATTACCTTCGTGCCTGCCAGGACAAGTCGCAGGCGGAGAACATCACCAAGGTGCTGTATCCCAAGGACGACTTCGCACAGGGGCAGGAGCTGCGGCTCAAGCAGGAATACCTGCTGGTCTCGGCATCGCTTCAGGAGATCCTGCAACGGTTCCGGTCTCAGCACGAGGAATGGGCGGAACTGCCCGAGCGGGCCGCGATCCAACTCAACGACACCCACCCGGCACTGGCGATTCCGGAGGCCATGCGCCTGCTGATGGACTTTCACGGATTGGGCTGGGAACAGGCGTGGGACATCACGACGCGCGTTTTCGCGTACACGAATCATACCGTGCTGCCGGAAGCGCTGGAGACCTGGCCCGTGGCGCTGATGGAACGCCTGCTGCCGCGGCACATGCAGGTCATTTACGAAATCAACCGCCGCTTCCTGGACGACGTTCGATGTGCATTTCCCCACGACCCGGCGGCGGTCGAACGCATGTCGCTGATTCAGGAAGAGCCCCAGCGGCGGGTGCGGATGGCCAACCTGGCGATCGTGGGAAGTCACTCGGTCAACGGCGTCTCGGCGCTGCATTCGCGGATTCTGGTCGAACGGCTTTTCCGCGACTTCGACGCCCTTTATCCGGCCAAGTTCAACAACAAGACCAACGGCATTACGCCGCGGCGTTGGCTCAAGAAGGCGAACGCTCCCCTGGCATACCTGATCAGCGAGGCCATCGGCGATGCGTGGCTTAAGGATCTTGACGAACTGCACCGGCTGATTCCCTTCGCCGGCGACGCCTCCTTCTGCGCCCAGTGGAGGGAGATCAAGCGACTGAACAAGGAGCGGCTGGGAGAATACTTGAAGAAGACGCAGGGGCTGCGAATCAAGCCGGACTGGCTGCTCGATTGCCAGGTGAAACGTATACATGAGTACAAGCGGCAACTGCTGAACATCCTGCATGTCATTACGCTTTTCCAGCGGATTCGCCGGAATCCAGGGGGTGATTTCCTCCCTCGGACCGTCCTGATCGCGGGCAAGGCCGCCCCGGGATATCACCGAGCCAAGCTCATCATTCACCTTGCCAACGCCGTGGGACGAACCATCGAGAACGATCCATTTGTACGCAACAAGCTGCGGGTCGTCTTTCCCGAGAACTACGGCGTTTCCCTCGCGGAAGCGATTATTCCGGCGGCGGAGCTCTCTGAGCAGATTTCGACCGCGGGCATGGAGGCGTCGGGCACGGGGAATATGAAGTTCGCCCTCAACGGCGCGGTGACGATCGGAACGCTCGACGGCGCCAACGTGGAGATCCGCGAGGCGGTGGGCGACAACAACATCTTCACGTTCGGACTGACGGCCGAGGAAGTCGAAGCGGCACGGGCGTCGGGCTACAACCCGTGGCGATATTATCAATCCAATGAAGAACTGCGTCAGGCGTTGCTTACGCTCTGCGATGACACATTCTGTCCGGAAGCGCCGGGGACATTCCAGCCGATCTACGACGCGCTGCTGCACCACGGCGACTACTTCCTCGTTCTGGCGGACTATGAGGCGTACATCCGTTGCCAGAACGAGGTGGAGGAGGCGTATCGCGACGTGGATCGCTGGACGCGGCTGTCGATCCTGAACACGGCCAACATGGGGCGCTTCTCCAGCGACCGAACGATTCAGGAATACGCACGAGACATTTGGCGGGCGAAGCCGGTAAAGGTGAGGCTGGCGAGCGGCAAATGA
- a CDS encoding DUF2806 domain-containing protein, producing the protein MTVLVLDPYITRMKLPAILKVKLDVRSSTLERVIDRISEFIGDWRDPEKKLLAVEKKCEADLVRARTDIKLEELGVKHDAARVKRAQQRWLAELHRNQDNMESVAEKTLPLLNDSARPEEVDSDWIANFFKQARQYSNSEMQQLFAYLLAQQFNNPGSIARRTVNAVACFEPADASLFQRLAGFVVRIENSPFPLIFRRTSYYKERGLTFEHCLHLASLGLISTNDSGYSQTLTLPTQPEGWFLNLQYQERRFRLLFSERAERIDIGRVLLTDVGRQIYAIAEPSAVRDFPDFLTTRFGECGLQLDEILSPISSDSNMQAGGRIGDQGF; encoded by the coding sequence TTGACCGTACTGGTGTTGGACCCATACATTACCCGAATGAAACTGCCCGCGATTCTCAAGGTCAAGCTGGACGTTCGCTCTAGCACCCTCGAACGTGTAATAGATAGAATCTCAGAGTTCATCGGTGATTGGCGAGACCCCGAGAAGAAGTTGCTGGCAGTAGAGAAGAAATGCGAAGCCGACCTTGTTAGAGCGAGGACCGACATCAAGCTTGAGGAACTTGGAGTAAAACATGATGCTGCACGCGTTAAGCGCGCGCAGCAAAGATGGCTTGCCGAGCTACACCGAAATCAGGACAACATGGAGTCCGTCGCAGAAAAGACACTCCCCCTCCTGAACGACTCGGCTCGACCCGAAGAGGTCGATAGCGACTGGATTGCGAATTTCTTCAAACAAGCTCGCCAATATAGTAACTCTGAAATGCAGCAGTTGTTTGCCTACCTGCTTGCTCAACAATTCAACAATCCTGGTTCGATTGCCCGACGCACCGTGAATGCTGTCGCGTGCTTTGAACCAGCTGACGCCAGTCTGTTTCAACGGCTTGCGGGATTCGTCGTACGCATTGAGAATAGTCCGTTCCCGCTGATTTTTCGTAGAACAAGCTACTACAAAGAACGGGGCCTAACGTTTGAGCACTGCCTCCACCTCGCGAGCCTAGGCCTGATATCCACGAACGATTCCGGCTATTCTCAGACGCTCACTCTGCCGACGCAGCCAGAAGGATGGTTTCTGAACTTGCAGTATCAAGAGCGTCGGTTTCGGCTTTTGTTTTCTGAGCGAGCGGAGCGAATTGATATCGGGCGAGTCCTTCTGACGGATGTCGGCAGGCAGATATACGCGATTGCTGAGCCAAGTGCAGTGCGGGATTTCCCCGACTTCTTGACCACCAGATTTGGAGAATGCGGTCTCCAACTTGATGAGATTCTCTCACCGATAAGTAGTGACAGCAATATGCAAGCTGGAGGTCGAATCGGCGACCAAGGCTTCTGA
- a CDS encoding NAD(P)-dependent oxidoreductase, which produces MLLLITGTSGHLGEALVRTLQGSGHDIVGIDILPSPFTTHVGSIVDRDFIKKVIDGADAVIHTATLHKPHIATHSNQAFVDTNITGTLNLLEESVRAGVKSFIFTSTTSTFGRALRPPRGAPAVWVTESLTPAPRNIYGVTKCAAEDLCELAARNDKLPCIILRTSRFFPEEDDDAVVRDAYDDGNVKAVEFLYRRADIADVVSAHLRALELASSIGFGRYIISATTPFEPSDVAELNTDAPAVLRRRIPDYESEFARRGWRMFPCIDRVYDNALARRELGWTPQYDFARVLASLRAGEDPRSPLARAIGSKGYHFRRPDRPP; this is translated from the coding sequence ATGCTCCTCCTCATCACCGGTACCTCCGGCCACCTCGGCGAAGCCCTCGTCCGCACCCTCCAGGGCAGCGGCCACGACATCGTCGGCATCGACATCCTCCCCTCGCCTTTCACGACGCACGTCGGTTCGATTGTCGACCGGGACTTCATCAAGAAAGTGATCGATGGCGCCGACGCCGTCATCCACACCGCCACCCTGCACAAGCCCCACATCGCCACACACTCGAATCAGGCCTTCGTCGACACCAACATCACCGGCACCCTCAACCTGCTCGAAGAATCCGTCCGCGCTGGCGTCAAATCCTTCATCTTCACCAGCACGACCAGCACCTTCGGCCGCGCCCTGCGACCCCCGCGCGGCGCCCCGGCCGTCTGGGTTACCGAATCCCTCACCCCCGCCCCCCGCAACATCTACGGCGTCACCAAGTGCGCCGCCGAGGACCTCTGCGAACTCGCCGCCCGCAACGACAAACTCCCCTGCATCATCCTCCGAACCTCCCGATTCTTCCCCGAGGAGGACGATGACGCCGTCGTCCGTGACGCCTACGACGACGGAAACGTGAAGGCCGTCGAGTTCCTCTACCGCCGCGCCGACATCGCCGACGTCGTCTCTGCCCACCTCCGCGCTCTCGAACTCGCTTCGTCCATCGGCTTCGGACGCTACATCATCTCCGCCACCACGCCCTTCGAGCCCAGCGACGTCGCCGAACTCAACACGGACGCCCCGGCCGTCCTTCGCCGCCGCATTCCCGACTACGAATCCGAATTCGCCCGCCGCGGCTGGCGGATGTTTCCGTGCATCGACCGCGTTTACGACAACGCTCTCGCCCGCCGCGAGTTAGGCTGGACACCGCAGTACGACTTCGCCCGCGTCCTCGCTTCCCTCCGCGCCGGCGAGGACCCCCGCAGTCCCTTGGCTCGGGCCATCGGCTCCAAGGGCTACCATTTCAGGCGTCCCGACCGTCCGCCGTAG
- a CDS encoding TraR/DksA C4-type zinc finger protein: MTTSRSRRFNRRDSLLEIAWGADVPWLKRAAAGPALEARDALRDSPAKAKGVCADCGKRIPAARLRIIPDATRCVPCQEALEAKSGAA; encoded by the coding sequence ATGACCACCAGCCGATCGCGGAGGTTCAATCGACGTGATTCACTCCTCGAAATCGCCTGGGGCGCGGATGTGCCCTGGCTCAAGCGGGCGGCCGCGGGACCGGCCTTGGAAGCTCGCGACGCGTTGCGGGATTCGCCTGCGAAGGCGAAGGGAGTCTGTGCCGACTGCGGCAAGCGAATCCCCGCGGCGCGTCTGAGGATCATTCCCGACGCCACGCGATGCGTTCCCTGCCAGGAAGCGTTGGAGGCGAAGTCGGGAGCAGCTTGA